In a single window of the Gossypium hirsutum isolate 1008001.06 chromosome D02, Gossypium_hirsutum_v2.1, whole genome shotgun sequence genome:
- the LOC107960587 gene encoding uncharacterized protein has translation MSLPRFIVIKSIHANACLGFKQDDPYEGFAEFSESMVTSPNAKFEVESAKGGLVHIRNCINMKYLERTEEDSISGKADEQYWITATAEKKEEDQSKEWCTLFQPLEEDSVNKTYRFMHVQSGCYLLLRQSYSSDITAGVLATSTKIDANGNDVFKVIDWDTLVILPRYIAFKGNNDMFLRLAEIDGHLYLQFLGEDIGEAAVAMEVFYTPNGDIRIKPVCSDKYWKRKPDWIWVDSDDTKGNDKDTLFHPFKVDGKTIALLNLGNKMFCKRFTGEGRTSCLSARIPSVTKEAYLNVVEPVLSRKIENLRYDTENARVYDEKVQIVAKNSASNHTTQSNTMDVKLTYTDTTTSTWNSHFSIGLEAKASFEFGVPIIAEGSVEISTNVETGIEWGETKTTTTVMEVNHQVHVPPMTKVTVYLLMTKGKCDVNFMFTQKDTLFNGTIVKTDVVGSTYVGSNYYNVQYDTKEEPLTS, from the coding sequence ATGTCATTGCCAAGGTTCATCGTGATCAAATCCATCCATGCCAACGCATGCCTCGGCTTCAAACAAGACGATCCCTATGAAGGCTTTGCCGAATTCTCAGAATCAATGGTTACGAGCCCAAATGCAAAATTCGAAGTGGAGTCAGCTAAAGGTGGACTGGTTCACATAAGGAACTGTATTAACATGAAATACTTAGAACGAACCGAAGAGGATTCCATCTCTGGTAAAGCAGATGAGCAGTATTGGATCACTGCAACAGCCGAGAAGAAAGAGGAGGACCAATCCAAAGAATGGTGCACCTTGTTCCAGCCATTGGAAGAAGACTCGGTGAATAAAACTTACCGGTTCATGCATGTTCAATCAGGCTGCTATTTACTCCTACGCCAATCCTATTCCTCGGATATTACTGCCGGGGTGTTGGCGACCAGCACGAAAATCGATGCTAATGGCAACGATGTATTCAAAGTTATCGATTGGGACACGTTAGTGATTCTACCTCGGTACATTGCGTTCAAAGGAAACAATGACATGTTCTTGCGTCTTGCCGAGATCGATGGTCACCTGTATTTACAGTTTTTAGGTGAGGATATTGGTGAGGCGGCTGTGGCAATGGAGGTTTTCTATACTCCCAATGGTGACATTAGGATCAAACCGGTTTGTTCCGATAAATATTGGAAGCGTAAACCGGATTGGATTTGGGTTGATTCTGATGACACTAAAGGTAACGATAAGGACACGTTGTTTCATCCCTTTAAAGTTGATGGTAAGACAATAGCTCTTCTCAATTTAGGCAACAAAATGTTCTGTAAGCGTTTCACAGGTGAAGGGAGGACGAGCTGTCTTAGTGCACGCATCCCTTCTGTTACCAAAGAGGCTTATCTAAATGTGGTGGAGCCTGTGTTGTCGAGAAAGATCGAAAATCTCCGATACGATACCGAGAACGCTAGGGTGTATGATGAAAAGGTCCAAATTGTGGCCAAAAATTCAGCTAGCAACCATACTACACAATCCAACACAATGGATGTGAAACTTACCTATACAGACACCACAACTAGTACTTggaattctcatttttcaatagGTCTTGAAGCTAAAGCTAGTTTCGAATTCGGCGTCCCGATTATCGCGGAAGGGAGTGTTGAGATATCTACCAATGTTGAAACCGGGATTGAATGGGGAGAGACCAAGACAACGACGACGGTCATGGAAGTTAACCATCAAGTTCATGTGCCTCCGATGACTAAGGTGACGGTGTATCTATTGATGACCAAAGGCAAGTGTGATGTTAACTTCATGTTCACTCAAAAAGACACTCTTTTCAATGGGACCATCGTCAAAACTGATGTCGTAGGAAGCACTTACGTCGGTTCTAATTACTACAACGTCCAATATGATACCAAAGAAGAACCACTCACCTCTTGA
- the LOC107903055 gene encoding protein IQ-DOMAIN 14, giving the protein MGKKGSWFSAIKRVFVSNSKEKLNIESDKKGGKERKKKGQANYKHGEANSFIPLFREPSSIEKILGEAERDRKLSFRPSTPPDQLRTPPFMLPRAASPRVRSQRIASPRAASPKTASSPRANSPRAASPFLPPPPRAASPRAGPPRLVRPRLEPTLRNHHASATKIQAAYRGYMARRSFRALKGLVRLQGVVRGHNVKRQTITAMKYMQLLVRVQSQIQSRRIQMLENQARRQAQFKKDKEAESGFGKWTFGQSETGNENWDDSLLTKEEMEARMQRKVEAVIKRERAMAYAYSHQLWKDAMKSPHTGVPNIRSGVFPWWWNWLERRLPPTDLPENQATKTFQFTPTMPNSELKPSPRPQSSQFTFDNIIDIPTPKSTRSTILPTTRPMQTPTPPSKLVPQATNSGLLNSKHSRPRPTIIDSPSNLPLKDDDSLTSCPPFSVPNYMTPTVSAKAKARANGNMKERFMGTPGNESKRRLSFPLTQGIVGSLKWSKGSSLFSGKDSRSQRGLDKHQTLQSLGNLSVDSTVSMPATMGRKPFNRFV; this is encoded by the exons ATGGGAAAGAAAGGAAGTTGGTTTTCTGCAATCAAAAGAGTTTTCGTATCGAATTCGAAGGAGAAACTAAATATT GAATCGGATAAAAAGGGCGgtaaagaaaggaagaagaaaggtcaAGCAAATTACAAGCATGGAGAAGCTAATTCCTTCATTCCCCTGTTTAGGGAACCGAGTAGTATCGAGAAAATTCTTGGGGAGGCTGAAAGAGATCGGAAACTATCGTTCCGGCCTTCAACACCACCGGATCAACTTAGAACACCACCTTTCATGCTTCCTAGAGCTGCGTCTCCTCGTGTTCGTTCTCAAAGGATTGCCTCTCCAAGGGCTGCTTCTCCGAAGACTGCTTCTTCTCCACGAGCCAATTCACCTAGAGCTGCTTCTCCGTTTCTGCCTCCACCTCCAAGAGCTGCTTCTCCGAGAGCAGGACCTCCTAGGCTTGTTCGTCCTAGACTGGAACCAACGTTAAGAAACCATCATGCTTCAGCTACAAAGATTCAAGCAGCCTATCGGGGTTACATG GCAAGGAGAAGTTTTAGAGCTTTGAAAGGCCTCGTAAGGCTTCAAGGAGTTGTGAGAGGTCACAATGTGAAACGTCAAACTATTACGGCCATGAAATATATGCAGCTTTTGGTCCGAGTTCAGTCTCAGATTCAGTCACGCCGGATCCAAATGTTAGAAAATCAAGCACGACGTCAAGCTCAGTTTAAGAAAGACAAGGAGGCCGAGAGCGGCTTCGGCAAATGGACCTTTGGCCAG TCCGAGACAGGGAATGAAAACTGGGATGATAGCTTGCTGACAAAGGAAGAAATGGAGGCAAGAATGCAGAGAAAGGTGGAGGCagtcatcaaaagagaaaggGCCATGGCGTATGCATATTCTCACCAG CTATGGAAAGATGCAATGAAATCACCTCACACAGGTGTACCCAACATTCGGTCCGGTGTATTCCCATGGTGGTGGAACTGGTTAGAACGTCGATTACCACCAACCGATTTACCCGAAAACCAAGCCACAAAGACCTTCCAATTTACACCAACAATGCCAAACTCCGAATTAAAGCCTAGTCCGAGGCCACAATCCAGTCAGTTCACATTCGACAACATCATTGACATCCCTACACCGAAATCGACAAGGTCCACCATTCTCCCCACCACAAGGCCAATGCAAACACCAACACCACCGAGTAAACTTGTGCCGCAAGCAACCAACTCAGGGTTATTAAACTCAAAGCATTCACGACCCCGACCTACCATAATCGATTCACCATCGAACTTACCACTCAAAGATGACGACAGCCTCACAAGTTGCCCACCGTTTTCGGTCCCGAACTACATGACACCAACAGTTTCAGCTAAAGCCAAAGCGAGAGCCAATGGCAACATGAAAGAGAGGTTCATGGGGACACCTGGGAACGAATCGAAGAGGCGACTTTCATTCCCATTAACGCAAGGGATAGTCGGATCGTTAAAATGGAGTAAAGGGTCGTCGTTGTTTTCGGGCAAGGATTCAAGGTCACAAAGGGGGTTAGATAAGCATCAAACATTGCAATCGTTGGGGAATTTGAGTGTGGATTCTACTGTTTCTATGCCTGCTACGATGGGAAGAAAGCCATTTAATAGATTTGTGTGA